From one Planktothrix agardhii NIES-204 genomic stretch:
- the rpmG gene encoding 50S ribosomal protein L33 — MAKGVRLVITVECTECRTNTDKRSQGVSRYTTTKNRRNTTGRLELKKFCRHCNKHTVHKEIK; from the coding sequence ATGGCTAAAGGTGTTCGCCTCGTTATTACTGTCGAATGTACGGAGTGCCGTACAAATACTGATAAGCGCTCTCAAGGGGTTTCTCGGTATACCACAACCAAAAACCGCCGGAATACGACAGGACGTTTAGAACTGAAAAAGTTTTGTCGCCACTGTAACAAACATACGGTTCACAAAGAAATTAAGTAA